A single window of Streptomyces griseoviridis DNA harbors:
- a CDS encoding transposase, whose translation MGTPLKVITTAANVNDVTQPLALIDGVPVVAKWPGRRPDSLLGDKSYDSNPHHEELRKRRTLPVISRKGAPNSKGLGKLRYVVEQTFALLHQFKRLAVRWERRTELHDAFVSLACGRICRRRLRKPTNG comes from the coding sequence GTGGGCACTCCTCTCAAGGTCATCACGACCGCGGCAAACGTCAACGACGTCACCCAGCCCCTCGCCCTGATCGACGGCGTCCCAGTCGTGGCCAAGTGGCCAGGCCGTCGCCCCGACTCTCTGCTCGGCGACAAGAGCTACGACTCCAACCCTCACCACGAGGAGCTGCGCAAACGCCGGACCCTGCCGGTCATCTCCCGCAAGGGCGCCCCGAACAGCAAGGGCCTGGGCAAGCTTCGCTATGTCGTCGAGCAGACCTTCGCCCTGCTCCATCAGTTCAAGCGTCTCGCCGTTCGCTGGGAACGCCGAACCGAACTCCATGACGCCTTCGTCTCATTGGCCTGCGGCCGCATCTGCCGGAGGCGGCTTCGCAAGCCCACGAACGGCTGA
- a CDS encoding recombinase family protein yields MTATKTAPEWTVEELAELADLQARNDALPEDAPRGLLSVRLSILTEDTTSPARQELDLRRHAIREGVRVVGVARDLGVSATKKAPWERKELGDWLNNRIPEFDLILFWKLDRFIRRISDLHEVIKWCKKFGKNLISLNDTLDLSSPAAQAMVTFIAAVAEIETANTKTRVSSHWEYTKHQDQWRIGKPSYGYKTARVGGKLRLVQEPKQARAVRYMYHAAMRGVPANRISKVLDRAKVPTYSDRKWNNRQVLRILRNPAVKGIRTEGGVKATTYKSTPVLDKQGQEIRVTDEPILTSEEFEGVQAALATRAKNRRHHEKNRRPTRFLGVMKHRCGRNVNETNSYKTLSAGEVKEYRYLRCPECRKPGFVTLDPEHVYSALAQAVFEALGDFEVIRREYARGEENRRERKRLEESIASYMSGLEPGGKFDKVGFIREKAESTLAALMNDLTKIDPDSTKDRWIYESTGVTYRQHWETGGVEAMEKDLLSSGITFELGRQDDGELLGKLIIPHDIKKRLIRMDSTWS; encoded by the coding sequence ATGACCGCCACCAAGACCGCTCCCGAGTGGACCGTTGAGGAACTGGCAGAGCTGGCCGACCTCCAGGCCAGGAACGACGCCTTACCGGAGGACGCGCCCCGTGGCCTCCTGTCGGTACGTCTGTCGATCCTCACGGAGGACACAACCTCCCCCGCCAGGCAGGAACTTGACCTCCGTCGCCATGCCATCCGCGAGGGCGTGAGAGTTGTCGGTGTGGCTAGGGACCTTGGAGTGTCCGCAACCAAGAAAGCACCTTGGGAGCGGAAGGAACTCGGGGACTGGCTCAACAACCGCATCCCCGAGTTCGACCTGATTCTGTTCTGGAAGTTGGACCGATTCATCAGGCGCATTTCTGACCTACATGAGGTCATCAAGTGGTGCAAGAAATTCGGGAAGAATCTGATTTCCCTCAATGACACCCTGGACCTGTCATCCCCCGCGGCTCAGGCGATGGTGACTTTCATTGCGGCAGTTGCAGAGATTGAAACCGCCAACACCAAGACTCGCGTATCGTCACACTGGGAATACACGAAGCACCAGGACCAATGGCGGATCGGCAAGCCATCGTACGGATACAAGACTGCCAGGGTGGGCGGCAAACTCCGCCTCGTACAGGAGCCCAAGCAAGCGCGAGCGGTGCGTTACATGTACCACGCTGCAATGCGAGGGGTTCCGGCAAACCGAATCTCCAAGGTCCTGGACAGAGCCAAGGTTCCAACCTACAGCGACCGGAAATGGAATAATCGGCAGGTCCTCAGGATTCTCAGGAACCCTGCCGTCAAAGGGATTCGCACCGAGGGCGGAGTGAAGGCGACTACCTACAAATCTACGCCGGTACTGGACAAGCAGGGCCAGGAAATCAGAGTCACCGATGAGCCGATCCTGACTAGCGAGGAATTCGAAGGCGTTCAAGCGGCACTCGCCACCCGCGCGAAGAACAGGCGGCACCATGAGAAGAACCGTCGTCCGACCAGGTTCCTCGGCGTCATGAAACACCGGTGCGGAAGAAACGTTAACGAGACAAACAGCTACAAGACACTTTCCGCCGGTGAAGTGAAGGAGTACCGATACCTGCGGTGCCCCGAATGCCGGAAGCCGGGATTCGTGACACTAGATCCTGAGCATGTGTACTCGGCTCTGGCACAGGCCGTCTTCGAAGCGCTGGGGGATTTCGAGGTGATCCGCCGCGAGTACGCGAGAGGCGAAGAGAACAGGCGAGAGCGGAAGAGGCTAGAAGAGTCCATCGCCTCCTACATGTCCGGTCTGGAGCCCGGTGGAAAGTTCGACAAGGTCGGATTCATTCGCGAGAAAGCAGAGAGCACGCTAGCTGCTCTCATGAACGACTTGACGAAGATCGACCCGGATTCCACAAAGGATAGGTGGATCTACGAAAGCACCGGCGTAACGTACAGGCAGCATTGGGAGACCGGCGGCGTAGAGGCCATGGAAAAGGACCTACTGAGTTCTGGAATTACCTTCGAGCTCGGAAGGCAGGACGATGGGGAACTACTGGGAAAGTTGATCATTCCGCATGACATCAAGAAGCGGTTGATCAGAATGGACAGCACCTGGAGTTAG
- a CDS encoding transposase: MAGVITASEPSWIRPFTGLSPRCFGKLVTAVKRESAAEPRTGRPWGLSLEDRILLVAAYWRTNLTTRQLAPLFGISKSAADRIIDRIGPLLALPHRRRFARGTVLIVDGTLVPTRDHAVAEQSKNYRYSTNHQVVIDADTRLVVVVGRPLPGDRNGCKAWEESGAKTAVGRTTVIADGGYPGTGLIMLHRRTQGEELPAWKREHNRPHKQVRARVEHVFARMKTWKILRDCRLKGDGVHHAMRGVAHLHNLNLAG; encoded by the coding sequence GTGGCTGGTGTGATCACGGCATCAGAGCCGTCTTGGATACGTCCGTTCACTGGACTGAGCCCGCGCTGCTTCGGCAAGTTGGTGACCGCGGTGAAGCGCGAGAGCGCAGCCGAACCACGGACGGGGCGTCCGTGGGGCCTGTCACTTGAGGACCGTATTCTGTTGGTCGCGGCCTACTGGCGCACCAACTTGACCACGCGCCAACTGGCCCCGTTGTTCGGGATTTCGAAGTCGGCTGCTGACCGGATCATCGACCGCATTGGCCCTCTGCTGGCCTTGCCGCACCGACGCCGGTTCGCGAGGGGCACTGTGCTGATCGTGGACGGGACGCTGGTGCCCACCCGCGATCACGCGGTGGCCGAGCAGTCGAAGAACTATCGGTACTCCACCAATCACCAGGTCGTCATCGATGCCGACACTCGCCTGGTCGTTGTGGTCGGACGGCCGCTGCCGGGCGACCGGAACGGCTGCAAGGCGTGGGAGGAATCGGGGGCAAAGACAGCCGTCGGCCGGACGACCGTGATAGCTGATGGCGGCTATCCAGGAACCGGATTGATCATGCTGCACCGCCGCACGCAGGGCGAGGAACTACCCGCCTGGAAGCGGGAGCACAACCGCCCACACAAGCAGGTCCGTGCACGAGTGGAGCACGTCTTTGCCCGGATGAAGACCTGGAAGATTCTCCGCGATTGCCGACTCAAGGGCGACGGCGTCCACCACGCCATGCGCGGCGTCGCCCACCTGCATAATCTCAACCTTGCTGGATAG